A single region of the Lotus japonicus ecotype B-129 chromosome 4, LjGifu_v1.2 genome encodes:
- the LOC130716072 gene encoding mitotic-spindle organizing protein 1B-like — translation MDPEAARIARESLDLAFHMSNILDTGLDRHTLSVLIALCDLGVNPEALAVVVKELRKEKPSLSPSHPAAPSSLS, via the coding sequence ATGGATCCAGAAGCAGCACGAATTGCGCGAGAATCTCTAGACCTGGCTTTCCACATGTCCAATATACTCGACACAGGTCTAGACCGTCACACACTTTCTGTCCTAATTGCCCTCTGTGATCTTGGAGTCAATCCTGAAGCACTTGCTGTTGTTGTGAAGGAGTTAAGAAAAGAGAAACCTTCATTGTCACCCTCCCATCCTGCAGCCCCATCTTCTTTGTCATGA